Proteins encoded together in one Coffea arabica cultivar ET-39 chromosome 2c, Coffea Arabica ET-39 HiFi, whole genome shotgun sequence window:
- the LOC113724690 gene encoding mitogen-activated protein kinase kinase kinase 20-like, which translates to MAITWKKLKILLAGSYGKVYLTAPVESSTLSALAAVKSADACHSSALLEEGLYLSELRGHPNIIQCFGHDISTENGEDVYNLLLEYAAGGSLHDLINKNKGTIPESLVACYTFITLKGLSAIQEVHIVHRDIKPGNILVYPSGDHGNNCLR; encoded by the coding sequence ATGGCTATAACGTGGAAGAAACTGAAGATTCTTCTAGCTGGATCTTATGGCAAGGTTTATTTGACAGCTCCAGTGGAGTCATCAACTCTTTCAGCATTGGCAGCTGTGAAATCTGCTGATGCTTGCCATTCCTCAGCTTTACTAGAAGAGGGTTTGTACTTGAGTGAGCTGAGAGGACACCCCAATATTATCCAGTGTTTCGGGCATGATATCAGCACTGAAAATGGTGAAGATGTCTACAATCTGCTTCTCGAGTACGCGGCCGGGGGCTCCCTTCATGACTTGATCAACAAGAATAAAGGTACTATACCCGAATCCCTTGTGGCTTGTTACACTTTTATAACACTCAAGGGTCTCTCTGCTATTCAGGAAGTACATATTGTCCACCGTGATATCAAACCTGGTAACATCCTGGTTTACCCTAGTGGTGATCATGGGAATAATTGCTTAAGATAG